A genomic window from Vagococcus entomophilus includes:
- a CDS encoding glycosyltransferase family 2 protein, with protein MGKLSIIIPCYNVSSTIEKCLSSLLLLNKQDLELICIDDGSKDDTLDILKKYEKLDNRIIVLCQENAGQAVARNQGLNVATGKFITFVDSDDYIDHHLYNAMLKNINQSPDFDMLIFGYEILSKDGQSLEVRVDKKLGDCQDFVMKFLEDEGDFIGGYSWNKMFKKAILAENCFFDMKFEDIPFVFNQIMSSNKITYYPVPIYKYIQHPNSTVRTFNRKNLLDRIKALVMVNEVVKSNKKYDALLIKYNLLYLLKAYRLNQLCLGDQEVDKEINDRMPRKQVLTNPLITTRLKIKYLLYKFNLLKYAIRVNNRVKE; from the coding sequence ATGGGAAAATTAAGCATCATTATACCTTGTTATAATGTGTCAAGTACAATTGAAAAATGTTTGAGCAGCTTATTGTTGCTTAACAAACAAGATTTAGAGTTGATCTGTATCGATGATGGGTCAAAAGACGATACATTAGACATTTTAAAAAAATACGAAAAACTAGATAATAGAATAATAGTTCTTTGCCAAGAAAATGCGGGACAAGCTGTGGCTCGAAATCAAGGGTTAAACGTTGCAACTGGGAAATTCATAACATTTGTTGACAGTGATGATTATATTGATCATCACTTGTATAATGCGATGCTAAAAAATATTAATCAATCTCCAGATTTTGATATGTTAATTTTTGGTTATGAAATTTTGTCAAAAGATGGGCAATCGTTAGAAGTGAGAGTGGATAAAAAACTAGGAGACTGTCAAGATTTTGTTATGAAATTTTTAGAAGACGAAGGAGATTTTATAGGAGGGTACAGCTGGAATAAAATGTTTAAAAAAGCAATACTAGCAGAAAATTGTTTTTTTGATATGAAATTTGAAGATATTCCGTTTGTATTCAACCAAATAATGAGCAGTAATAAAATTACTTACTATCCGGTTCCAATTTACAAATATATTCAGCATCCAAATTCAACCGTAAGAACATTCAATCGGAAAAATTTATTAGATAGGATAAAAGCCTTAGTTATGGTGAATGAGGTAGTAAAGTCTAATAAAAAATATGACGCTCTTTTAATTAAGTATAATTTACTTTATCTTTTAAAAGCATATCGTCTAAATCAGCTCTGTCTTGGAGATCAAGAAGTTGACAAGGAAATTAATGATAGAATGCCTAGAAAACAAGTGTTAACAAATCCACTAATAACTACAAGGTTAAAAATAAAATATTTGTTATATAAGTTCAACTTATTGAAATATGCTATAAGAGTGAACAATAGAGTGAAAGAATGA
- a CDS encoding glycosyltransferase family 2 protein: MIKLSIIIPMYNAECWISNMINDIYNQTYLPKFEIVIVDDGSTDDSKKLVFELMKEKKEIIYIWQKNQKQAVARNKGLSVAKGEKILFLDSDDRMAKTMFEKLFATNKSLIITGISKINEAGKVLQIETCSNLKKANNQKNLIATYLTKNKEMDVGLWNKLFEKKIIDCHNLTFELDNYFEDSLFVLSYLLHIEVTDIYFIEEPLYFLVKRSGSTTHTHEINLKEICDRYFELIESKLERLGVLEEKELTEILFSLKIRLVIFYLNRSIVNCDVDNAHLGIREQIRAIKIRQVFFSSIPIKYKLGFLLMKGFPKRYAVIYKKKKGV, from the coding sequence ATGATAAAACTGAGTATAATTATTCCAATGTACAATGCAGAATGTTGGATTTCCAATATGATAAATGACATCTACAATCAAACTTATTTACCCAAATTTGAAATTGTTATCGTGGATGATGGATCGACAGATGACAGTAAAAAATTGGTTTTTGAACTAATGAAAGAGAAAAAAGAGATTATTTATATTTGGCAAAAAAATCAAAAACAAGCTGTTGCGCGCAATAAGGGACTAAGTGTTGCTAAAGGAGAGAAAATCTTATTTCTTGATTCAGATGATAGAATGGCGAAAACGATGTTTGAAAAGTTATTCGCTACAAATAAATCACTGATTATAACAGGCATCTCTAAAATTAATGAAGCGGGGAAGGTTCTTCAAATTGAGACTTGCTCGAACCTAAAAAAAGCTAACAATCAAAAAAATTTAATAGCAACTTATCTTACGAAAAATAAAGAAATGGATGTGGGATTATGGAACAAATTATTTGAAAAAAAAATAATTGATTGCCATAATCTAACCTTTGAACTAGACAATTATTTTGAAGATTCTTTATTTGTTTTAAGCTATTTACTGCATATTGAAGTGACAGATATCTATTTTATAGAAGAACCTCTCTATTTTTTAGTTAAAAGAAGTGGGAGCACTACTCATACACATGAAATTAATTTAAAAGAAATTTGTGATCGATATTTTGAATTAATAGAAAGTAAGCTAGAAAGACTTGGAGTTCTGGAAGAAAAAGAGCTGACGGAGATTCTTTTTTCACTGAAAATAAGGCTTGTTATTTTTTATTTGAATCGAAGTATTGTAAACTGTGATGTTGATAACGCACATTTGGGTATAAGAGAGCAAATCCGTGCAATCAAGATACGCCAAGTATTTTTTTCATCTATTCCCATAAAATACAAATTAGGTTTTCTCTTAATGAAAGGTTTTCCGAAAAGATATGCAGTTATTTATAAAAAGAAAAAAGGTGTGTAA
- a CDS encoding stealth family protein yields the protein MINETIDFVVTWVDGLDKEWQNKRKQYLPENEQMNSEIRFRDYDTLKFWFRLVEKHAPWVNKVYLITDNQVPKWLDTSQKQIICVDHQDYIPKKYLPTFNSNVIELNLDKIDTLSEKFVLFNDDVFLNKSVVPEDFFLNGVPKDFGILSPIVPEEKAISHIEVNNIEIINKYFDKKRVLKANLNKFFTIKYGKNLIRTLSLLPYPKFNGFFAPHVCQPHLKSNFTDLWKKEFSRCDLTSRNRFRTERDINHWLIRYFNLCTGNFVPQSRNFGSYFELDDIEGIKKELLLEKSKLICINDSEKITAFDEKKQELHDILVEKVSQKSHFEI from the coding sequence TTGATTAATGAAACAATAGATTTTGTTGTTACTTGGGTTGATGGATTGGATAAAGAATGGCAAAACAAAAGGAAACAATATTTACCAGAAAATGAGCAGATGAATTCAGAGATACGCTTTCGGGACTATGACACCTTAAAATTTTGGTTTAGGCTAGTTGAGAAACATGCTCCTTGGGTTAATAAAGTGTATCTCATAACCGATAATCAAGTTCCAAAATGGCTGGATACGAGTCAGAAACAGATCATTTGTGTAGACCATCAAGATTATATCCCCAAAAAGTACTTGCCTACCTTTAATTCAAATGTTATAGAACTAAATTTAGATAAAATAGACACTCTATCAGAAAAATTTGTACTTTTTAATGATGACGTGTTCCTTAATAAATCAGTAGTGCCAGAAGATTTTTTCTTAAATGGTGTGCCTAAAGACTTTGGTATATTGAGTCCAATAGTACCAGAAGAAAAGGCAATTTCTCATATTGAGGTTAATAATATAGAAATAATTAATAAATATTTTGATAAGAAACGAGTGTTGAAAGCAAATCTCAATAAGTTTTTTACAATTAAATACGGGAAAAATTTAATTCGAACCCTATCATTATTGCCCTATCCTAAGTTCAATGGTTTTTTTGCTCCACATGTGTGTCAACCACACTTAAAATCTAATTTTACTGACTTATGGAAAAAGGAATTTTCAAGATGTGATTTAACTTCTAGAAACAGATTTAGAACAGAAAGAGACATAAATCATTGGTTGATTCGATATTTTAATTTATGCACAGGGAATTTTGTTCCTCAAAGCAGGAATTTTGGTAGCTATTTTGAATTGGACGACATTGAAGGAATAAAAAAAGAATTACTATTAGAAAAGTCAAAATTAATTTGTATCAATGATAGTGAAAAAATTACTGCTTTCGATGAGAAAAAACAAGAATTGCATGACATTCTTGTTGAAAAAGTATCTCAAAAATCGCATTTTGAGATTTAA